From the Cryptomeria japonica chromosome 2, Sugi_1.0, whole genome shotgun sequence genome, one window contains:
- the LOC131053817 gene encoding berberine bridge enzyme-like D-1, which produces MKDGLGGVRCNFGPTLLRHCKQDFALRFPCGSLPDSRRGRDFEWRWAWVTRKEIWRLGRPRYGWPACGRQWQIGGQKGDRRRCLLGPPRRRWRELGRGCGVADKACQSASQLVERWQSVEPFAPEDLYIRVFVFGGSPISLTFNGMYLGPLPQLLKLVNEIFPEMGLVAADCNETDWIGSVISTAVANGYSADLLNRYLSTKRYFKNKSDYVKSAISSSGLQEAWKIMEEKPDSQMILAPFGGVMNRIPSTRIPFPHRAGYLYEIQAAYVNYIDLDLGHASANGTSTVQQAKAWGEKYFGVNFFRLVHVKTKFDPNNIFKNAQSIPPLSQS; this is translated from the exons ATGAAAGACGGCTTAGGTGGAGTCCGGTGCAACTTTGGGCCAACTCTACTCCGCCATTGCAAACAAGACTTCGCTCTACGGTTTCCCTGCGGGAGTCTGCCCGACAGTAGGCGTGGGCGGGACTTTGAGTGGAGGTGGGCTTGGGTTACTCGCAAGGAAATATGGCGTCTCGGCAGACCACGTTATGGATGGCCTGCTTGCGGACGCCAATGGCAAATTGGTGGACAGAAAGGGGATAGGAGAAGATGTCTTCTGGGCCCTCCGAGGCGGCGGTGGAGGGAGCTGGGGCGTGGTTGTGGCGTGGCAGATAAGGCTTGTCAAAGTGCCTCCC AGCTTGTAGAACGATGGCAATCTGTTGAACCGTTTGCCCCCGAGGATCTCTATATCCGTGTCTTTGTGTTCGGAGGCAGTCCTATTAGCCTTACCTTCAATGGAATGTATTTGGGTCCTTTACCTCAACTCCTCAAACTTGTGAATGAGATCTTTCCTGAGATGGGTCTGGTCGCCGCCGATTGTAACGAGACAGACTGGATCGGCTCGGTCATCTCGACTGCTGTGGCCAACGGATATTCTGCCGACCTCCTCAACAGATATCTTTCCACGAAAAGGTACTTCAAGAATAAGTCCGATTATGTGAAGAGCGCTATCTCTTCATCGGGCCTACAGGAAGCATGGAAGATTATGGAAGAGAAGCCCGACAGCCAAATGATATTGGCTCCCTTTGGAGGCGTAATGAATAGGATACCATCCACTCGGATTCCCTTCCCCCATCGAGCAGGCTATTTATACGAAATTCA AGCTGCTTACGTCAACTACATAGACCTCGACTTGGGCCATGCATCTGCTAATGGAACCTCCACCGTACAGCAAGCAAAGGCGTGGGGCGAAAAGTATTTTGGTGTGAATTTCTTCAGGCTGGTGCATGTGAAGACTAAATTCGATCCCAACAATATTTTCAAGAATGCTCAGAGCATTCCCCCGCTCAGTCAGAGttga